TTAAAGCCACAACTCGCCAGTTCTCTACAGCAGTGTAGACCTGCCGCAGGATTTCGAGCGCACGCTCTCTTTCGAGCCAAAACTGAGCAGCAACAAGCAACACATCTTTAATGGAGGATACAGGCCCCGTATCCTCCGTCAACCATGTTTTGAGTTCCTGATCCTTGTCGGGGAAAGGATTGAGATCGAAGGCTGGCGCAAGCCGCCACTGACCGTGACCGACGTGCAGAAAGCCATGATTGTGCAGATGGTCATCCACATTGGTAATCAACAGATTAAAGACAATTCGACGCCACAGCTCTGCCAGATCATGTTTTGGGTCTGCACAGGTAGCGATAATACGCTCGGCTATCTCGCTGTATGAAGAATCATCATCACGGCGGAGCTGAAGGAGAGAGGCTGCCGACAAATAGGGAATACGACCACCCTGAAGCGTACGATCAAAACGACGCACGACAGCCACTGGAGCTTTGTCAGCATAAACAATACGAGCCTGGGCGGCATCAATACCGGCAACCAAAGCAAGGCGCAAGGCCAAAACTTCACCTTTGGTCACACTGCGCTGATCCTTGACGCTTGAGAACTTGCCGATGGCCAACTGCCCATTGTCATCAATGACAGAGCATTTCGGACGAAGCCCGCCGAGTGAGGTTCCCCTGCCACGGAGGTAACGAAGGTCTGCTTCCGTATCACTCCCCCGCTCAACAGCATGGCTTGCACCAAGCAAATGTGCCAGCTCCAGCAAGGGTGGCGTTGCCCTGTCGCCACTCTCAATGGTTCTCAGATAGTTCCCGGTTTCATCGCGCAAACGCAGAGCGCCAACCCTACTGAAATCATCCACACCGACCAGATAGTCCCATTCCGTAAGAGGAGCAAATGGCTGCTCAGCGCCATGCAGCATCTGCACGTTACGACGCTTTGCATGATCACGCGCAATGACACGGCAACCCCAACCATCAGGCGCCGTATCGGCAATTGCAAAATGAAAAACGGAGTCATTTGCGGAAGCTGCCTTATGGTACTGATGTGTTTCAATCAATAGAAGGTCAGGGGAGATTGAAAAGCGCTCAATCGACTGAAGCCACTGTCGGCTATAGGCAAACGAAGAGTTTTCACGCATACCACTACGAGCATAGGCAAGTTGGCCAACAACCATCCCGCCTTCACCAAGGCAAACCGTTGCACTTCGCTGTATCGCCTTGCTCATAGCGCACCGGACTCCGCTGAAGGCTTTCGGGAGCGGATACGCCGGGGCAACTGCTCATCCATCAAAACAAGTCCGATATCATCTTTTGCCGTATCGAGCAGTTGGTTAAGCTTCTCGATTTCACCAAGCACATACATGGCACGAGCAATGGTTCCCCAGCTCAAACCTGGATCGCCCTTTTCCAGCCGCCTCAAACTGGAGACCGAAATACCTATCCGCTCTGCCATCGACTCCTGCGAAAACCGGCGACGACGCCTCGCCAGCGACAAATCCCGGCCAAATTTCATGACAGCGCGTTTAACCGGCAAAGGCATTGGCGCTTTTTCTTCAGAAACAATCATATTTAAGCGCTTATAAAAGATTAATGTTTTTATATAAATGAATATAAAAAACGACAACAGCAATCAAAAAAGACAGGGAGCCGCTTGAGCAGATCAAAAAGATGAACTATTACGAAAAATACACAGGAGAACGCTACCTGATTGGCATCGTTTTTGACCCCAAAGCAAGAAACGTAAGCAAGTTCGAGTGGGAGAAGATCTGCTGTTGAGTGAGTTCTTTTTTTTAGATTTCCAGATTGCTATAACGGATCTCTTAAAAAAGCTGATCCGCTGATGTTCCGATACAAAAACACCCCTTCCGGGAGGCTTATATCAAATACTGAAGGGATTATCCCTGAATAACATCGTTCAAAAAAACGGCAGGAGAAACAATATCAATCCGACGGAATGGATTCAGAACAAGACAACAAAATCAAAAACCTGCCGCGATACCGTATGGGGAAGTAAAACCGCACTAATTGCAACATTTGTATCAATAACAGCACAAATTTTATTTTTCATTGAGTAATGATGCCAAAAGTTCCGGTGTCATACCCTGAGCCTCTGCATAACGGCCAATTTCATCCATAATATCAGTGAGAGAGCGTTCAGGAATCGACATCAATTCCTGTAAACGCAACGTCAATAACAGTTGAAGCTTGTTCTTTTTATCGGCAGATACCTGTGAAAACGTCTGAGCGACCTTTTCATCGACCTCAATAACAATCGCTGTCATGTTGTATAACCTTTTGCATATCGTTTCGGATTCTTTTTAATCTATAAAATACTCATCAAAGAAGCAGATGATATTTGTTCCAACCTGCCCCCCAACCGTTTCCGAATCTCTGAAGGATCCAGTTTTTCCCCTCACAACCACAATAATTGCGAAAGGTTGCGGGTTTTGGCCTGCTTGGCATGAGCAAAACAATCAGCATTTCGTGAGCTGGCATTGCAGGATAGTTGACAATTGACAATGGAGATACACCGACTTCGAGGTTTACAAAAAAATTTTTTCAACCCTCCCCATGTCAGTTTTTCCCTGTTGTGTGAACTCTCTTTTTTCAGAGTTCCAGATATCAGAGAATCAGAATTTCAGGAAGAGGAAGAATGACTGGAACGAATCACTCGAAAACCAATGTAGCTATTCCTGCTCCTCGGAAGGTCGGCGTACCGGGAGGAGCAGCGCAGAGCATCAGCTTTATCACTATAATACGCACCACCCCTTAATGCACGCCAGTTTTCTTCTTTTTTATACAAATTCTCCGTCCACTCCCACACATTGCCCGCCATATCGTAGAGCCCCTCAGGCGTCGCTCCCTCAGGATAACGGCCTACAGGTGTCGTCCCCCCCTCGTGATTGTTATAATTAGCCCGTGTTTTATCAGGCTTACCCTTCTCTTCGGGCCAGGGATAGTACCTAACCTTTAATACGGTATCCCGCTTGTCGCGCTGGCCCCCTGCGGCCCACTCCCACTGCACTTCATCCGGAAGCTGGTACCGTGCACTCTCCCCTTCAAGCAGCGAAAGCCAGAGGCACCAGGCTTTGGCGGCAAACCAGCTCACCCCGACAATCGGCTGTTCATCCTTGTTGAATCGCTTGTCATCATCATAAAATGAGCGAAAGCGGCTGACCAAAGCGGGTTCTTTTTTCAACCACTCGCTGAATCCCTCTATGCCCGATGCCAGCTCCTGCAAACTCTTTCGGTATGTTTCAACAGGCACTCTTTCAGCAAATTCCGGCTCATTTGCATCGAGATAGCCGGTAAAGCGGCGGTAGTGCCGGTTGGTCACCGTATATTTTGCAACGTACAGTTCAGGCACGGTTTCCGGCTTCTTCGTCCGAGAATAGACGAATGTTCCGCCTTTGATCAGGATGTACTCCGCTTCCAGCATATCACGCTCTACATCAGCAACAATCACCTTTTCTTTCGACAAGCCTGACTTCCGGAACTCCTGTATTACCGCTTCGGCATCCGGTTTATGAAAAGCCTTCAGGCACTCAAGAAGGTAACGCTGCCGTTCAAGAGTGGTTCCCGGAGCAAGCAGTTTGTTTTTCAAGGCATCACTCTTGCTCTGCGGCGCCTCTTCAATAAGGGTTATGAGCAAATCGAGCTGCTTCGGTTCCAATGCATCGGTGACCGGTGAATCAAAGAGCAGTTCCATAAATCTGTTGAACAGATCAGCATCCTCAACATGGGCAATAAAAAAGCGAAACACCTCCGTCCACCAGTCGTCACCAAAATGGCTCACCAGATTCTTCAGCGCATCAGGCCGATGCATATTCTTGACAAGCTGCACTCCGGCCATGTACTCGCGGAAAGATTTGTGGCGGAAAACATAGTGATGATCACCATACTCCAGCAGCAAACCTGCACGATCAACAAGGTTCCGGCAAAAATCTTCTGCCTGTAGTGACTTGTTCAGCGTATCAAGCTGCACCTGCATCTGCTGCTGCATCTCAGCCCGGTCAACCTCATCTTTTTTCAATTCATCCTGCATCCAGAGCGAAACCGGGCTTAATACTCTCCGTGCATCTTTTGCCGCAAGCGATGGCTCTATTGCTCGATAGCGATCACGATAATCAAGCATAAAGTTCAGCGCCGCATCGTACAACTCAATCCGGCCTTCAGCCAGATAACCACGCTCTTTCCAGAGCATTGCCATAATCTGCAAGAGCAAAGGCACGCCCGCAAGCAGACGCAGGCTTTTGTTTTTTTCATCCTCAAGAAAAGCAAGAATTGCTTGAGCTTTTCCGGTTGCCCTGCTCTCCTGCTCTGCTTGCCACTCCTTAAACGCTATCGTACCAGGGCGAATCTCTGCAAGCAGGGCCGCTTTAAACCAGCGTTGCAAAAACTCCCTCTTCTGCTCCAATGAAAAATCAAGAATGTCTGCCCGTCTGTGTCCGGCCTCAATTTCAATACCATCGCCTTTTCGGTAACCCGTGCTGCGCGACGTTACCACAAACTTTGCTTTTGTAAAGCGTCGCACCGTCCGGGTAATCCACTTGCAGGCAGCAATACGGTCGTTTACATTGCTGATTTCATCCAGTCCATCAAGCAACACCAGTGCAGAAGGCTGCTCAAGCCACTGCGTAAAGTGCTCTTTTTTGATGGTGAGTAATTGTTTGTGAGACGACGCTGCAAGGTTCTCCTCAAGTGACCTATACCGGTTGCCCCGCTTTTGCAACTCTCGCAAGGGCAGAAAAAAAACAGTGACGGCTCTCTTGAAACCATACCTCTCCCGTTGCTGTTCATCAAGGCAACAGAGCGCATAATGCTTCAGCAAGGTGGTTTTTCCTGAACCTGGTTCACCGATGATGAGCAACAGTGAACAGCGCTGCTCAAAAAAGACCCCGCGCATCACCTTTTCCGGTGTACTGCTTTTTTCGTACACAACGTCGTCACATCGGCACCCTTGTGCAGTAGTGCGATCTTCACAATGCAACGATCCCGAAAGGCTTAACGAAACAAAGGTTTCAGAAAGCTTTAAAGGCACATGGCCAAACGCTGGCGAACCCATCAGCGTCATATCGCCAAACTGCTGCTTCAGGGTAGCATGGTAGCGCTGGAGCAAGGCGACGGATACATCCACCTGCGGCAAAGGCTCTGGAAGATACGCTGGAGACTCAACAGCAAGAATATCGGCCATAGCCACTTTCAGCTTTTCAAGCGCAACTTTCACAAGATCATCGCAATTCTGATAATTGGGACATGGTGTCAAGGAGCAGGAGTTCTTTTCCGTCCAGTCACTTGTCAACTGCATCTGACGCTTCAGCAATGCCGTCCAATCTTCGGCAGCCTGAAGTTTGGCCTCTGCATTTGGAAACGTGCCGTGATCAGGCTGCTTTTCCGGAAAAAACGCCAAAATATGCAGGCGCTGCTTCCGGCTGCGCTCTCTTACCTTTTCCAGCTCCTGCCAGGTAACAGCGCCAACCCGCTCTTTAAAAACAAAAATGGCAATCCGTGCATGATCAAGAGCATCTCTGACAACCGCCTCCTGACCGCCAGTGATGGGTAACGCGTCTTCACGCCACTCCCAAAAAACCCACCTGCGAAAACGTGAACGATGCAAATTGACTTTCAGAAATTCCCGAAAGCTCTTCTCAATCTCCGGCCTCAACAACTTTAGAGCCTCAGCTTCCGCCGAAGCATCGTCACTGTGCCCAATGAAAATCAGAAGTTCATCCGGCGGGAATTCAGGGGTGGCATTTCTGGTGTCTGGTTGCATGGAGTGCGGCATTTCTTTTTTCGTATCATTCTGCTCTTTTCCGTTCGCCAATTTACCAGAAATTCCCGGTATACCGTTCAAATCAGGATCGATTTTTTTCGCCAGTTTTGCTCGCTTTCCCTCTCAACCCTGCCTGAGAAGTGTGGCCGCCTGCTTCATCTGTGCATGCTCAAAAGCTGGCGCAAAATCTCCTTGCTCATAGCACACCAGACTCTGCTGAAGGCTTTCGGAAGCGGATACGCCGGGAAGGAGCATTGCAGATGCAATCGCTTTCTGTGTATATTTGCTGGAGCCTTTCAGCAATGCGAACCATTGATGATGAAAAAAATGATACTCATGATGGTTGCTGTTTAAAATCGAGGTTGAATACCATGCAAAAGCTGCCCGTAGGAATACAAACTTTCAGTAAAATAATCGAGGGTGATTATCTCTACATCGACAAAACGGAGATTGCCCGTTCATTGATTGAACAATATCAATATGTCTTTCTGTCGCGGCCACGCCGTTTCGGAAAAAGCCTCTTTCTCGATACGCTGAAAAATATTTTCGAAGGGAAACGAGAGCTATTCAGGGGGCTTCTCATCGAAGAACAATGGAACTGGGAGGTAACCCGGCCAGTCATCAAGATCAGTTTCAGTGGCGGGGTTCACTGCCGGGAGAGCCTTGAAAAAAACCTCTTCTATATCCTTAAGGACAATCAGGAACGGCTCAATATTGTCTGCGAAGAAAAAGAGGATCCGAACCAATGTTTCGCAGAATTAATCAAAAAAGCATTTCAAAAGCATAATCAGAAAGTTGTCATTCTCGTTGATGAGTACGACAAACCCATCCTTGACAATATCGAGCAGCTCCCCGAAGCGCTCGCCATCCGGGATGGAATGCGCGACTTTTATACAAAAATCAAGGAGAATGACGAATATCTGCGCTTTGCCTTCCTCACCGGAGTGAGCAAATTCTCCAAGGTATCACTCTTCAGCGGCCTGAACAACCTCGAAGATATCAGCCTCAATGCGGACTATGGCGCTATTTGCGGCTACACCCAGCTTGACGTGGAAACCCGTTTTGCTCCGTATCTCGAAGGCGTCGATATGGAAGAGGTCAAACAGTGGTACAATGGGTATAACTTTTTGGGTGACAGGGTCTATAACCCTTATGATATCCTGCTCTTTATCAAAAACCAAAAGATGTTCAAAAACTATTGGTTCGAGACAGGAACACCCCGCTTTTTGATTGAGCTCATAAAAAAGAACAGCTATTTTATCCCCAAGCTTAACGGGATTCGAGTTAATGAGTCTCTGGCCAACAGCTTTAACATCGAGTCGCTCAATCTGGAAACGATTATGTTTCAGACAGGCTATCTGACCATAAAATGCGTGATCCAGTCGGGCATGGGAGTTGGTTACGAGTTGGGATTTCCCAATAAGGAGGTGCAGATCAGTTTTAACGATTATATTTTGCAATCGATGACCAGCGTTTCAGAAAAAGAGCCGATTCGCTATGAACTGCTTGATGTCATCAACGCCGGGGATGTTGCAAACCTGGAACCTCTTATCCATCGGCTTTTTGCAAGCATCGCCTACAACAACTTCACCAACAATGCTATCGAGAGTTACGAAGGCTTTTACGCCAGCGTACTCTACGCCTATTTTGCAAGTCTCGGCCTCGACATCATCGCCGAGGATGTGAGCAACAAGGGGCGGATTGACCTGACGCTGAAGGCCGAAGGGAGAACCTTCCTGTTTGAGTTCAAGGTGACCGACAGGGAGCCGCTTGAGCAGATCAAAAAGATGAACTATTACGAAAAATACGCCGGAGAACGCTACCTGATTGGCATCGTTTTTGACCCCAAAGCAAGAAACGTCAGCAAATTCGAGTGGGAGAAGATCTGAGAAGAGTGGACAGTGATCAGTTGTCAGTTGTCAGTGGGCAGTGGGCAAGCACCGACTGAGTGACTTTGCAAAAAAAATTTCAGCTCCTCACCATCTGTCCATTATTCATTGCCCGGTGTCAATTGTTTTTTCAGAGTTCCAGATAACAGAGGATCAGAATTTCAGGAAGAGGAAGAATGACTGGAACGAATCACTCGAAAACCCACAAGGTCGAGGTACCAGCCCCTCGGATCGCTGCCGTTCCGGGAGGAGCAGCGCAGAGCATCAGCTTTATCACTATAATCACCACCCCTTAATGCTTTCCAGTTTTCCTCTTTTTTATATATATCCTCCATCCACTCCCACACGTTGCCCGCCATATCGTAGAGCCCCTCAGGCGTCGCTCCCTCAGGATAACGGCCTACAGGTATCGTTCCCCCCTCATGATTGTTATAATTAGCCCTTGATTTATCAGGC
The DNA window shown above is from Pelodictyon phaeoclathratiforme BU-1 and carries:
- a CDS encoding type II toxin-antitoxin system HipA family toxin, producing the protein MSKAIQRSATVCLGEGGMVVGQLAYARSGMRENSSFAYSRQWLQSIERFSISPDLLLIETHQYHKAASANDSVFHFAIADTAPDGWGCRVIARDHAKRRNVQMLHGAEQPFAPLTEWDYLVGVDDFSRVGALRLRDETGNYLRTIESGDRATPPLLELAHLLGASHAVERGSDTEADLRYLRGRGTSLGGLRPKCSVIDDNGQLAIGKFSSVKDQRSVTKGEVLALRLALVAGIDAAQARIVYADKAPVAVVRRFDRTLQGGRIPYLSAASLLQLRRDDDSSYSEIAERIIATCADPKHDLAELWRRIVFNLLITNVDDHLHNHGFLHVGHGQWRLAPAFDLNPFPDKDQELKTWLTEDTGPVSSIKDVLLVAAQFWLERERALEILRQVYTAVENWRVVALTATVGMEPHDLVDFAPAFEHAQMKLAATLLRQG
- a CDS encoding ATP-binding protein, translating into MQKLPVGIQTFSKIIEGDYLYIDKTEIARSLIEQYQYVFLSRPRRFGKSLFLDTLKNIFEGKRELFRGLLIEEQWNWEVTRPVIKISFSGGVHCRESLEKNLFYILKDNQERLNIVCEEKEDPNQCFAELIKKAFQKHNQKVVILVDEYDKPILDNIEQLPEALAIRDGMRDFYTKIKENDEYLRFAFLTGVSKFSKVSLFSGLNNLEDISLNADYGAICGYTQLDVETRFAPYLEGVDMEEVKQWYNGYNFLGDRVYNPYDILLFIKNQKMFKNYWFETGTPRFLIELIKKNSYFIPKLNGIRVNESLANSFNIESLNLETIMFQTGYLTIKCVIQSGMGVGYELGFPNKEVQISFNDYILQSMTSVSEKEPIRYELLDVINAGDVANLEPLIHRLFASIAYNNFTNNAIESYEGFYASVLYAYFASLGLDIIAEDVSNKGRIDLTLKAEGRTFLFEFKVTDREPLEQIKKMNYYEKYAGERYLIGIVFDPKARNVSKFEWEKI
- a CDS encoding helix-turn-helix domain-containing protein, which codes for MIVSEEKAPMPLPVKRAVMKFGRDLSLARRRRRFSQESMAERIGISVSSLRRLEKGDPGLSWGTIARAMYVLGEIEKLNQLLDTAKDDIGLVLMDEQLPRRIRSRKPSAESGAL
- a CDS encoding NACHT domain-containing protein, which codes for MQPDTRNATPEFPPDELLIFIGHSDDASAEAEALKLLRPEIEKSFREFLKVNLHRSRFRRWVFWEWREDALPITGGQEAVVRDALDHARIAIFVFKERVGAVTWQELEKVRERSRKQRLHILAFFPEKQPDHGTFPNAEAKLQAAEDWTALLKRQMQLTSDWTEKNSCSLTPCPNYQNCDDLVKVALEKLKVAMADILAVESPAYLPEPLPQVDVSVALLQRYHATLKQQFGDMTLMGSPAFGHVPLKLSETFVSLSLSGSLHCEDRTTAQGCRCDDVVYEKSSTPEKVMRGVFFEQRCSLLLIIGEPGSGKTTLLKHYALCCLDEQQRERYGFKRAVTVFFLPLRELQKRGNRYRSLEENLAASSHKQLLTIKKEHFTQWLEQPSALVLLDGLDEISNVNDRIAACKWITRTVRRFTKAKFVVTSRSTGYRKGDGIEIEAGHRRADILDFSLEQKREFLQRWFKAALLAEIRPGTIAFKEWQAEQESRATGKAQAILAFLEDEKNKSLRLLAGVPLLLQIMAMLWKERGYLAEGRIELYDAALNFMLDYRDRYRAIEPSLAAKDARRVLSPVSLWMQDELKKDEVDRAEMQQQMQVQLDTLNKSLQAEDFCRNLVDRAGLLLEYGDHHYVFRHKSFREYMAGVQLVKNMHRPDALKNLVSHFGDDWWTEVFRFFIAHVEDADLFNRFMELLFDSPVTDALEPKQLDLLITLIEEAPQSKSDALKNKLLAPGTTLERQRYLLECLKAFHKPDAEAVIQEFRKSGLSKEKVIVADVERDMLEAEYILIKGGTFVYSRTKKPETVPELYVAKYTVTNRHYRRFTGYLDANEPEFAERVPVETYRKSLQELASGIEGFSEWLKKEPALVSRFRSFYDDDKRFNKDEQPIVGVSWFAAKAWCLWLSLLEGESARYQLPDEVQWEWAAGGQRDKRDTVLKVRYYPWPEEKGKPDKTRANYNNHEGGTTPVGRYPEGATPEGLYDMAGNVWEWTENLYKKEENWRALRGGAYYSDKADALRCSSRYADLPRSRNSYIGFRVIRSSHSSSS